The Aurantiacibacter arachoides genome window below encodes:
- a CDS encoding DUF4055 domain-containing protein, whose product MMIDTYDEKRAVKLPLWKRNRDHTSGTDAVKTARTEYLPLVGAMEGPEYLAHLAMVEYKPAAARTLASHVGLVFRKPATISPDGPIKDLCNVIEADGSDITTLAKWALREYSVTNDGGILIDHPVMPDGLSLAAALALDLRPFASRYTAEMILSVQTSVIGGRKKISRVVLKDDEKTFRELTLENGVYTITVHTKDGGRITETKSQPTVNGKPLTSIPFVHLADGEDHAAFSDIVNTNVTHYLTAAELATALKWCAKPRLTIVGLPDDVALDHDPAIAWRFSDKDTKVEYNEFKGTGIVAIERQLDRLVKSMAEQGLRLLMAEQAPAEAAETAQRREASENSILASHAHHISTKLTAVLRFIATWLGLENDRTMIALNVDFIPSTVDPQVLQQLVALNQAGKLSDRQLFINLQKGEIISGDVDFDQHQVELENTVIDPPIDDDLA is encoded by the coding sequence ATGATGATCGACACCTATGACGAAAAGCGCGCCGTAAAGCTCCCACTTTGGAAGCGCAACCGCGACCACACCAGTGGCACTGACGCGGTCAAAACCGCCCGCACGGAATACCTGCCGCTCGTTGGCGCAATGGAAGGGCCCGAATATCTGGCGCACTTAGCGATGGTTGAATACAAGCCCGCAGCCGCCCGCACCTTGGCCAGTCACGTCGGTCTCGTCTTTCGTAAGCCCGCGACGATCTCACCAGACGGCCCGATTAAAGACCTCTGCAACGTCATCGAAGCCGATGGCAGCGACATCACGACCTTGGCCAAGTGGGCGCTTCGCGAATACAGCGTCACCAACGACGGCGGCATCCTGATCGATCACCCTGTCATGCCCGATGGGCTCAGTCTTGCCGCCGCCTTGGCGCTCGATCTTCGCCCCTTCGCATCGCGCTACACCGCTGAAATGATCTTGTCGGTGCAAACTTCCGTTATTGGTGGGCGCAAGAAGATCAGCCGTGTCGTGCTGAAGGATGATGAAAAGACTTTCCGCGAACTGACTCTTGAGAACGGAGTTTACACCATCACCGTGCACACCAAGGACGGTGGCAGGATCACCGAAACGAAGTCGCAGCCGACCGTGAACGGCAAGCCGCTGACATCGATTCCTTTTGTACATCTAGCCGATGGTGAAGATCACGCCGCATTTTCCGATATCGTGAACACCAACGTGACGCACTACCTGACAGCCGCCGAGTTGGCGACGGCGCTGAAGTGGTGCGCCAAACCTCGCCTAACGATCGTCGGCCTACCTGATGACGTCGCGCTTGATCACGACCCCGCGATCGCGTGGCGCTTCAGCGACAAGGACACGAAGGTGGAATATAACGAATTCAAAGGCACGGGCATCGTTGCGATCGAGCGTCAACTTGACCGTCTGGTGAAGAGCATGGCCGAACAGGGTCTTCGCCTATTGATGGCCGAACAAGCACCCGCCGAGGCCGCTGAGACGGCCCAGCGCCGCGAAGCGTCAGAAAACTCGATCCTTGCATCCCACGCGCACCATATATCGACCAAGCTGACGGCGGTGTTGCGCTTCATCGCGACATGGCTGGGCTTAGAAAACGATCGAACGATGATCGCGTTGAACGTCGATTTCATTCCTTCGACCGTTGACCCGCAAGTGTTGCAGCAACTGGTGGCGCTTAATCAGGCTGGCAAGCTTTCCGATCGACAGTTGTTCATCAACCTTCAGAAGGGCGAGATCATCAGCGGCGACGTTGATTTCGATCAGCATCAGGTCGAATTGGAGAACACAGTCATCGACCCGCCGATTGATGACGATCTCGCCTAA
- a CDS encoding winged helix-turn-helix domain-containing protein: MMFKSFERQYEAIGKAMASGKPMSRTEIAKIVSDRVAKRSTIASRLKEMAEAGKVTIDRDKNRLVYKLADAPRVAPVQTINPNGDGDLCEQLSAMVDQARAHRAQLMAEVERIDATLAPFGGA; encoded by the coding sequence GTGATGTTCAAGAGTTTTGAGCGGCAATATGAAGCGATCGGGAAGGCGATGGCATCGGGTAAGCCGATGTCGCGCACTGAGATCGCGAAGATCGTCAGCGATCGTGTTGCCAAGCGGTCGACCATCGCGTCACGGCTGAAGGAAATGGCCGAGGCGGGTAAGGTGACGATCGATCGCGACAAGAACCGTTTGGTTTACAAGCTGGCCGATGCGCCGCGCGTGGCACCAGTGCAGACGATCAACCCTAATGGTGATGGCGATCTTTGCGAGCAACTTTCGGCGATGGTCGATCAGGCGAGGGCGCACCGTGCCCAGCTTATGGCCGAGGTCGAGCGTATCGACGCAACTCTTGCACCGTTTGGTGGTGCCTGA
- a CDS encoding ArsR family transcriptional regulator, whose product MMITDIEKLARLTPEAWDKLLREVNANPPSPRKLIIVWKKREGAGDKRSTVIALLREGKLKQCEIAEAAGVSVSYVSKVKAGVR is encoded by the coding sequence ATGATGATCACCGATATTGAGAAACTTGCCCGTTTGACGCCTGAAGCGTGGGATAAACTCTTGCGCGAAGTGAATGCGAACCCGCCTTCGCCACGAAAGCTGATTATCGTTTGGAAAAAGCGCGAAGGTGCTGGCGACAAGCGCTCGACCGTGATCGCGCTGTTGCGCGAGGGCAAGCTGAAGCAATGTGAGATTGCCGAGGCCGCTGGTGTGTCTGTCAGCTATGTCAGTAAGGTGAAAGCGGGCGTTCGTTAA
- a CDS encoding D-Ala-D-Ala carboxypeptidase family metallohydrolase codes for MKYFTFEELCRSQSATRFGINNRPSAQVRKNLEALVENILDPLREHFGPVTVSSGYRSPTLNARIGGAKTSQHVFGQAADISINGVADRDVAIFIRDNLPFDQVILEFPPTGWVHVSYSTRLRGETLTARKINGRTVYTKGLL; via the coding sequence ATGAAGTATTTCACCTTTGAAGAGTTGTGTCGTTCACAGTCTGCCACACGGTTTGGCATTAACAACCGTCCCTCGGCACAAGTGCGTAAGAACCTTGAAGCTTTGGTCGAGAACATCCTTGACCCTCTTCGCGAACATTTCGGCCCAGTCACCGTGTCGAGTGGTTATCGCAGCCCAACCCTTAACGCCCGTATCGGCGGCGCGAAGACGTCTCAGCACGTATTCGGCCAAGCCGCTGACATCAGCATCAACGGTGTTGCCGATCGTGACGTTGCGATCTTCATTCGTGACAACCTGCCGTTCGATCAGGTGATCTTGGAATTCCCGCCCACTGGTTGGGTGCACGTCAGCTATTCGACACGCCTTCGCGGGGAAACCCTCACCGCTCGCAAGATCAACGGGCGCACCGTCTACACGAAAGGCCTACTATGA
- a CDS encoding phage terminase large subunit: MLIYNPIQLEAEKLALDPNLTTVLFRGGTGSGKTVFVCSQMIIRALTYANSRLICFRATSVEARDMLFNATFPETLNMMMEASQGTAWAALDQKGMITRDPMTVRFDNGSSIRFAGLDDNASIAKILGADFGTAFISECQNIDTYRVVQRVKGRLRQRLFDEAGKPMVPKLFLDCNPPSKRHWTYKVFKEDLHPITGNPLKNPETFAEIKMNAEHNLANLSDGYLDGMDYDAREHQQMVNGEWYDEVDNPLFSGEDIAACRLPQRFGADDCTDLVRVVVAVDPAVTAKEGSDETGIIVVGIDDQQHGYVLEDVSGVYTPHQWATKACEAYDRWKADKVVAEKNQGGDMVQHTLRTANPNVPVELINASRSKEIRAESTSTAYRQRRIHHCGTFPELENQLLSFETGFDRRRKGSPDRLDALVHGFNAILFTDVRNNTAKMERVKHFW, encoded by the coding sequence GTGCTTATCTATAACCCGATTCAGCTTGAAGCTGAGAAACTTGCCCTTGATCCTAATCTGACGACCGTTCTTTTTCGCGGCGGCACGGGTTCGGGTAAAACCGTGTTCGTCTGTAGTCAGATGATTATCCGCGCGCTGACTTATGCCAATTCTCGGCTGATTTGTTTTCGCGCAACATCAGTCGAAGCGCGCGACATGCTCTTCAACGCAACATTCCCTGAAACGCTCAATATGATGATGGAAGCGTCACAGGGCACGGCGTGGGCGGCGCTCGATCAAAAGGGAATGATCACACGCGACCCGATGACGGTGCGATTCGACAACGGTTCATCGATCAGGTTCGCAGGGTTGGATGACAATGCCTCGATCGCCAAAATCCTAGGTGCGGACTTTGGCACGGCGTTCATCAGCGAGTGCCAAAACATCGACACGTATCGCGTGGTGCAGCGCGTAAAAGGCCGTCTTCGCCAACGTCTATTTGACGAAGCTGGCAAACCGATGGTGCCCAAGCTTTTCCTCGATTGTAACCCGCCCAGCAAACGACATTGGACATACAAGGTATTCAAGGAAGACCTTCACCCGATCACAGGCAACCCGCTCAAAAACCCTGAGACGTTCGCCGAGATCAAGATGAACGCTGAGCACAACTTGGCGAACCTGTCTGACGGCTACCTCGACGGTATGGATTATGACGCCCGCGAACATCAACAGATGGTTAACGGCGAATGGTATGACGAGGTCGATAACCCGCTCTTCAGCGGCGAAGACATCGCGGCTTGCCGTTTGCCACAACGATTTGGTGCCGACGATTGCACCGATCTCGTGCGCGTCGTGGTTGCCGTCGATCCTGCCGTCACCGCCAAGGAAGGCTCAGACGAAACGGGTATCATCGTTGTCGGCATCGACGATCAACAGCACGGTTATGTCTTGGAAGACGTGTCAGGTGTCTACACGCCGCATCAGTGGGCAACCAAGGCGTGTGAGGCTTACGATCGCTGGAAGGCAGACAAGGTTGTTGCCGAGAAAAACCAAGGCGGCGACATGGTGCAACACACCCTTCGCACCGCCAACCCGAACGTGCCCGTCGAGTTGATCAACGCGTCACGATCGAAAGAGATCAGGGCGGAATCTACCAGCACCGCTTACCGTCAGCGTCGCATCCACCATTGCGGCACGTTCCCTGAATTGGAAAACCAACTGTTGTCTTTCGAGACTGGTTTTGATCGTCGACGCAAAGGTTCGCCCGATCGTCTCGACGCCCTCGTGCACGGGTTCAACGCCATCCTCTTCACCGATGTAAGAAACAACACCGCCAAGATGGAGCGGGTCAAACATTTCTGGTGA
- a CDS encoding minor capsid protein, with product MTTLRDLQIRHAIYRLRYANGVDEEIQKLLDRLERKVAQQIGQRLADIDERGNDLGPATTRRLNQLFEEISAINADVYGVAHDRLKANLIDLAEEEMEFAAKAVSNATGIRAQAALASPTRLASIVTDRPIQGKLLASFFKGAEAGTMNRIEEAIRDGMATGKGLEKIVREVRKEAIGMSKRSASAIVRTSITSISNHAQMEAFKRNQRVIKAWMFNAILDSKTTPICAALDKRIFPIGQGPTPARHINCRSTITAVTDLDAYGIDPDQLERDGEAKITKRPQDDDPTFEKWMADRGEAVQNQILGKTRAQLWRDGKYSLRDFIRNNREVIPLSELRRLQPVGDVISEIEIDEVLPAALAPFNPRNPNVTAETIEVQSRLALQKALRPAIEAAHKTNRFKVNEFRGNHNKLGKVNFSANFDDETVSMIAAIMPEIDAITDRFNVPRLRGLHGGAGANASASMGDGVLAINPTIFNGYAAKVGRRADAAIDTAKIEALRAEHGVAVKAMNDALGDYEEFQRRRAVVTEIAKRFEKERRAINKQAKQASINRAITNRPVSTWKVGDDVKDRPSGSQHYFSDIDKARVVMYHETAHTIHQEYKRTGYRRDVGLPPIEIELQALYNAKVRSGDLKKNAPTSYAMTNSKEWFAESFALYMMGREDLVDVDLIELIERIARGQ from the coding sequence GTGACGACATTACGCGATCTTCAAATCCGCCATGCCATTTACCGCCTACGGTATGCGAACGGCGTTGATGAAGAGATTCAGAAATTGCTCGATCGGCTTGAGCGCAAGGTTGCCCAGCAAATCGGCCAGCGCTTGGCGGATATCGATGAACGCGGCAACGACCTCGGCCCAGCGACCACGCGTCGCCTAAACCAGCTTTTCGAAGAGATCAGCGCGATAAACGCTGACGTGTATGGTGTCGCGCACGATCGGCTGAAGGCGAACCTGATCGACCTTGCTGAAGAGGAAATGGAATTCGCCGCCAAGGCCGTTAGCAACGCCACGGGCATCAGGGCTCAGGCCGCACTTGCCAGCCCAACCCGTCTGGCCTCGATCGTCACTGATCGCCCCATTCAGGGCAAACTCTTGGCCAGTTTCTTCAAGGGTGCCGAGGCTGGCACGATGAACCGTATCGAAGAGGCCATTCGCGATGGCATGGCCACGGGCAAGGGCTTGGAAAAGATCGTTCGCGAAGTGCGCAAGGAAGCGATCGGCATGTCCAAGCGATCGGCCAGCGCCATCGTTCGCACCTCGATCACCTCGATCTCTAATCACGCTCAGATGGAAGCGTTCAAGCGCAACCAGCGTGTCATCAAAGCATGGATGTTCAACGCCATCCTCGACAGCAAGACGACGCCCATTTGCGCCGCACTAGACAAGCGCATCTTCCCGATCGGGCAAGGGCCCACGCCCGCCCGCCATATCAACTGCCGCTCGACCATTACCGCCGTCACAGACCTCGACGCTTACGGTATCGATCCCGATCAGCTTGAGCGCGACGGTGAAGCCAAGATCACCAAGCGGCCACAAGATGACGATCCTACTTTCGAAAAGTGGATGGCCGATCGTGGCGAAGCCGTTCAAAATCAAATTCTCGGCAAGACACGTGCGCAGTTGTGGCGTGATGGCAAATACAGCCTTCGCGACTTCATCAGAAACAACCGCGAAGTCATACCGCTGAGCGAATTGCGCCGCCTTCAGCCTGTTGGCGACGTGATCAGCGAGATCGAGATTGACGAGGTCTTGCCCGCCGCCTTGGCACCGTTCAACCCGCGCAATCCCAACGTCACCGCCGAGACGATCGAGGTGCAATCGAGGCTGGCCTTACAAAAGGCGCTTCGCCCAGCGATCGAAGCGGCGCATAAGACCAATCGGTTCAAGGTGAACGAATTTCGGGGCAACCATAACAAGCTTGGTAAGGTCAATTTCTCGGCCAACTTTGATGACGAGACCGTCAGCATGATCGCGGCGATCATGCCTGAGATCGATGCGATCACCGATCGGTTCAACGTGCCGCGTCTTAGGGGCTTGCATGGTGGCGCTGGTGCCAATGCCTCGGCCAGCATGGGCGACGGTGTTCTTGCGATCAATCCGACCATCTTCAATGGATATGCCGCCAAGGTTGGACGCCGTGCTGATGCCGCGATCGACACCGCCAAGATCGAAGCCCTTCGCGCTGAGCATGGCGTCGCGGTGAAGGCGATGAATGACGCGCTTGGTGATTACGAGGAATTCCAGCGCCGTCGCGCCGTGGTGACTGAGATCGCAAAGCGTTTTGAGAAAGAGCGCAGGGCCATCAACAAACAAGCAAAGCAAGCGTCGATCAATCGCGCGATCACAAATCGCCCAGTCTCGACGTGGAAGGTTGGCGATGACGTGAAAGACCGCCCAAGCGGTTCGCAACATTATTTCAGCGACATCGATAAGGCGCGTGTCGTCATGTATCACGAGACCGCACACACCATTCATCAGGAATACAAGCGCACGGGATACCGCCGCGACGTTGGTTTGCCGCCGATCGAGATCGAGTTGCAAGCGTTGTATAATGCCAAGGTTCGCTCAGGCGACCTGAAAAAGAATGCGCCAACGTCATACGCAATGACGAACAGCAAAGAATGGTTTGCCGAATCCTTCGCCCTTTACATGATGGGCCGCGAAGACTTGGTCGATGTCGACTTGATTGAATTGATTGAAAGGATTGCTCGTGGACAGTGA
- a CDS encoding DnaT-like ssDNA-binding protein, with amino-acid sequence MMIITTLGAIDANSYADIVTADAFHKLRNNQAWADAAESAKTAALVRATDYLDANYIYVSVPATEFQALEHPRISNPDILDARIVKATIMLAEKFLTDDPLATPSPTVISTTEKLEGVGESSTTYAAPVPVSDPYPQVTRTLGKMAVRRGGGFSNIRMR; translated from the coding sequence ATGATGATCATCACCACCCTCGGCGCGATCGACGCCAACTCATACGCCGATATCGTCACCGCTGACGCGTTCCACAAATTGCGCAACAATCAAGCGTGGGCTGACGCAGCCGAATCTGCAAAGACTGCCGCCCTTGTGCGCGCCACCGATTATCTCGACGCGAATTACATTTACGTCTCGGTGCCCGCCACAGAATTTCAGGCACTAGAACACCCGCGAATTTCAAACCCTGACATTCTCGACGCGCGCATCGTCAAAGCCACGATCATGTTGGCCGAGAAATTCCTGACAGACGATCCACTCGCAACACCTTCCCCAACGGTTATCTCGACCACCGAAAAGCTTGAGGGTGTCGGTGAATCCTCGACCACTTACGCCGCACCCGTGCCCGTCAGCGACCCTTACCCGCAAGTCACGCGCACACTGGGCAAGATGGCCGTTCGCCGAGGCGGCGGCTTCAGCAACATCAGGATGCGCTAA
- a CDS encoding phage tail tube protein has translation MAYSPSDTQFAVVGETVSGVTPATPAFKIFPHNSGDNITSTSEWIDSPAVRPNRGSNGGRRAAYSTAGTLNAHFQRDASIDLLLASGFSGAWNTATLKGGATDSSVTVEKLMKDSVNRYHRVLATQVSKTTFSGKATDNVMVSFDLVGTTFTNSSAIVTGATYADPATTLGLAGEDVTMTLGGLTVDFVSFETMVEFDRSAQFMFGSTAARAIGTAGQRKVSGSVEFFMPSTDYFASLAAPAGLPLVITMGSGVNGYRLTVPAAQFRVPEDSEDGSAIIVKADFSGANTTADGTNIILERLS, from the coding sequence ATGGCTTATTCACCTAGCGACACTCAGTTCGCAGTTGTTGGCGAAACCGTTTCGGGTGTTACACCCGCCACGCCCGCCTTCAAAATCTTCCCGCACAATAGCGGCGACAATATCACCAGCACCAGCGAGTGGATTGATTCACCCGCCGTGCGCCCGAACCGTGGCAGCAACGGTGGACGCCGTGCGGCCTACAGCACCGCTGGCACCTTGAACGCTCATTTTCAGCGTGACGCGTCGATCGATCTCTTGCTCGCCAGCGGTTTCAGCGGCGCTTGGAACACCGCAACCCTCAAGGGCGGCGCGACTGATTCCAGCGTCACCGTCGAGAAGCTGATGAAGGATTCCGTGAACCGCTATCACCGCGTTCTTGCAACGCAGGTGTCAAAGACGACCTTCAGCGGCAAGGCCACTGACAACGTCATGGTTTCCTTCGATCTCGTCGGCACGACCTTCACCAATTCCAGCGCGATCGTGACTGGTGCGACTTACGCCGATCCCGCAACCACGCTGGGCTTGGCTGGCGAAGATGTCACCATGACGCTCGGCGGGCTTACCGTCGATTTCGTGTCCTTCGAAACGATGGTCGAGTTTGATCGCTCGGCCCAGTTTATGTTTGGCAGCACCGCCGCTCGTGCGATCGGCACCGCTGGCCAGCGCAAGGTTTCGGGTTCGGTCGAATTCTTCATGCCTTCGACCGATTACTTCGCGTCGCTGGCCGCACCCGCTGGCCTACCGCTCGTGATCACCATGGGCTCTGGCGTCAACGGCTACAGGCTCACGGTTCCCGCCGCTCAATTCCGCGTTCCTGAGGATAGCGAAGACGGTTCGGCGATTATCGTGAAGGCCGACTTCAGCGGCGCGAACACCACCGCTGATGGCACCAACATCATTCTTGAGCGTCTCTCCTAA